The following are encoded in a window of Gossypium raimondii isolate GPD5lz chromosome 13, ASM2569854v1, whole genome shotgun sequence genomic DNA:
- the LOC105782900 gene encoding cation/calcium exchanger 4: MEPKFRGIVRSVFALVLLFLFYNHENGFKTPFLVKPRVGFYDQSEVIHRRIIETNDTSVEVNDLAARKPKICSGLIEHKGYPSQCDYLIAHPECSPGGFFNYIKFFYCSCQNVSFLGFTVLAIWLVALFYLLGNTAADYFCFSLEKLSSLLKMSPTVAGVTLLPLGNGAPDLFASIAAFASKNSSEVGINSVLGGAVFVTCVVVGIISLCIAEKKVQIDRYSFVRDIGFFLFCLIWLFLILTVGEVTVGTALLFVLLYLIYVLAVALNEVGRINIRVFKLRYVTPLLPVRWCNSSSIGDEEGDSVYASLLESGSKSDVPCLENRLPHWMWASQVAIYSDELEEDPKSTWGWNDEDEVVLKERSLFSCSKFVSLLEFPLTLPRQLTIPMVEERWSKGYAVASATLAPILLAFLWNTKGDDATRLSQEIVYFIGVTFGGILGVSAYLFTSSDHPPHRFLLPWVLGGFFMSIVWFYMIANELVALLVGLGVIFGIKPSILGLTVLAWGNSMGDLMSDIALAMNGRDSVQIAMSGCYAGPMFNTLAGLGISLVLGAWNKKPAPYIVPRDSSLFCTMGFLALGLVWSFIMLPRNDMRPNKTLGIGLIMIYLIFVIVQVSASLGVLSIGWD; encoded by the coding sequence atggAACCCAAATTTCGTGGAATTGTTCGTTCTGTTTTTGCCTTGGTACTACTTTTCTTGTTTTACAATCACGAAAATGGCTTCAAAACACCATTTTTAGTGAAACCCAGAGTTGGGTTTTATGATCAAAGTGAAGTTATCCACAGGAGAATCATAGAAACTAATGATACCAGTGTTGAAGTCAATGACTTGGCTGCTAGAAAACCCAAAATTTGCTCAGGGTTGATTGAACACAAGGGCTATCCTAGTCAATGTGATTACTTGATTGCCCACCCTGAGTGTAGTCCTGGTGGGTTTTTCAACTACATCAAGTTCTTTTATTGTAGCTGTCAAAATGTTAGCTTCTTGGGGTTCACTGTATTGGCTATATGGTTGGTTGCCTTGTTTTACTTATTGGGTAACACAGCAGCTGattacttttgtttttccttgGAAAAGCTTTCGAGTTTATTGAAAATGTCACCAACTGTTGCTGGGGTTACTTTGTTGCCATTAGGGAATGGTGCTCCTGACCTGTTTGCTAGCATTGCTGCATTTGCAAGTAAGAATTCAAGTGAGGTTGGGATTAACAGTGTGTTAGGGGGTGCTGTGTTTGTCACTTGTGTTGTTGTTGGGATTATTTCTCTTTGTATAGCTGAAAAAAAGGTTCAAATTGATAGGTATTCCTTTGTTAGGGACATTGGTTTCTTTTTGTTCTGTTTGATTTGGCTGTTCTTGATTTTAACTGTTGGAGAGGTCACTGTTGGGACTGCATTGTTGTTTGTTTTGCTGTATTTGATTTATGTTCTTGCTGTTGCTCTTAATGAGGTTGGTAGGATAAACATTAGGGTGTTTAAGTTGAGGTATGTTACACCATTGTTGCCTGTTAGATGGTGTAATTCATCTTCTATTGGAGATGAAGAGGGGGATTCTGTTTATGCCTCGTTGCTTGAATCCGGCTCAAAAAGTGACGTACCATGTCTCGAGAATAGGTTGCCTCATTGGATGTGGGCATCTCAGGTGGCGATCTATTCAGATGAGCTAGAAGAGGACCCAAAATCAACGTGGGGTTGGAATGATGAGGATGAGGTCGTGTTGAAAGAACGGTCTTTGTTCTCTTGTTCTAAGTTTGTTTCGTTGTTGGAGTTTCCGTTGACACTTCCAAGACAGTTGACGATTCCTATGGTGGAAGAACGATGGTCGAAGGGGTATGCCGTGGCTAGTGCTACGTTGGCGCCTATACTTCTTGCTTTCTTGTGGAACACTAAAGGCGATGATGCAACTCGATTAAGTCAGGAAATTGTGTACTTCATTGGTGTTACCTTCGGTGGCATACTCGGAGTTTCCGCATATCTATTCACCTCATCCGATCACCCGCCTCACCGGTTTTTGCTCCCATGGGTTTTGGGAGGATTTTTCATGAGCATAGTCTGGTTTTACATGATTGCAAACGAGCTTGTTGCTTTATTGGTGGGATTAGGTGTGATCTTTGGTATTAAACCTTCGATCCTCGGTCTAACCGTATTGGCATGGGGCAACTCAATGGGCGATTTGATGTCGGACATTGCACTTGCAATGAATGGCAGGGACAGTGTACAGATTGCCATGTCAGGGTGCTATGCCGGACCGATGTTCAACACGCTTGCCGGTTTGGGGATCTCATTGGTGCTCGGTGCCTGGAATAAGAAACCTGCTCCATACATAGTTCCCAGAGATAGTAGCTTGTTTTGTACAATGGGGTTTCTAGCATTAGGCCTAGTTTGGTCCTTCATCATGTTGCCCCGGAACGATATGCGGCCGAACAAGACACTCGGGATCGGGCTTATAATGATCTACTTAATATTTGTCATTGTTCAGGTGAGTGCTTCCCTCGGTGTTTTATCAATAGGTTGGGATTGA
- the LOC105782903 gene encoding copper transporter 5, which produces MMHLTLYWGKNVTLLVDSWKTDSWLSYLLTLLACFLFSSFYQYMEDRRLRFRSLSSSSTTAVPLLPKYQRSAKIATAVLFGFNSAIGYLLMLALMSFNGGVFLAAVSGLAVGYLFFRLIDDEEPWVVIDNACACA; this is translated from the coding sequence atgatGCATTTGACATTAtattggggtaaaaatgtaaccCTCCTCGTTGATTCATGGAAAACCGATTCATGGCTGAGTTACCTCCTCACTCTACTCGCTTGTTTCCTCTTCTCTTCCTTTTACCAGTACATGGAAGACCGCCGCCTCCGTTTCCGATCCCTCTCTTCCTCCTCCACCACCGCTGTTCCTCTCCTCCCCAAATACCAACGCTCTGCTAAAATCGCGACGGCCGTGCTCTTCGGTTTCAACTCAGCAATTGGCTATCTCCTGATGTTGGCCTTAATGTCGTTCAACGGCGGCGTTTTCTTGGCCGCCGTTTCGGGACTAGCTGTTGGGTACTTGTTTTTCAGGCTTATCGACGATGAGGAACCATGGGTGGTGATCGACAACGCTTGCGCTTGTGCTTGA